In bacterium, the following are encoded in one genomic region:
- a CDS encoding T9SS type A sorting domain-containing protein — translation MPATLFDLLGRRIRELHLSGNGTLLRGEMALGTLTPGMYMLMVRTADGVRTGKVVVAR, via the coding sequence ATCCCGGCAACACTCTTTGACCTTCTCGGTCGCAGAATCCGGGAACTCCACTTGAGCGGAAATGGAACGCTGCTTCGAGGGGAAATGGCACTGGGAACGCTGACTCCCGGAATGTACATGCTCATGGTGCGCACAGCCGATGGCGTGCGAACCGGAAAGGTGGTCGTAGCACGATGA